In a single window of the uncultured Dysgonomonas sp. genome:
- a CDS encoding endonuclease VIII: MIEIPESNTISRQAETILAGKRIARVVQATSPHKFTWYNGDPLLYPDLLVGREIEVVRGHGAYLDILCDEDVKISIGDGTNLKYYPSIESHPVKHQLLIEFDDKSFMAFTVSMYGAIYAYKGEMDNFYHRNSLNSISPLADKFDRQYFDSIFSSVKKDISVKALLATEQRIPGLGNGVLQDILFKAGLHPKRKISTISDFERGDLFHCLKVTLQSMTDKGGRDTEKDFYGNFGGYKCLLSKNTYKRPCPNCGGEIVKEAYMGGTVYYCPSCQK; the protein is encoded by the coding sequence ATGATTGAGATACCCGAATCAAATACAATCAGCCGTCAGGCCGAAACAATTCTGGCAGGGAAGCGGATCGCAAGGGTTGTGCAGGCTACCAGTCCGCATAAATTTACATGGTATAATGGTGATCCACTCTTGTATCCCGATTTATTAGTCGGACGAGAGATTGAGGTGGTAAGGGGGCACGGTGCTTACTTGGATATACTTTGCGACGAAGATGTGAAAATTTCTATTGGTGATGGTACAAATCTGAAATACTATCCTTCTATCGAAAGTCATCCCGTCAAGCATCAGTTATTGATAGAGTTCGACGATAAAAGTTTTATGGCTTTCACTGTGTCTATGTATGGCGCCATCTATGCATATAAAGGAGAAATGGATAACTTTTATCATCGCAACAGCCTCAATAGTATTTCTCCTCTGGCAGATAAGTTTGACAGGCAGTATTTCGATAGCATATTCAGCAGCGTGAAAAAAGATATATCAGTAAAAGCCCTGCTGGCTACCGAACAACGCATACCGGGGCTGGGCAATGGCGTATTGCAGGATATACTGTTCAAGGCAGGGCTTCATCCGAAGCGAAAAATATCAACTATTTCCGATTTTGAAAGGGGAGACCTGTTTCATTGCCTGAAGGTTACATTGCAAAGCATGACCGATAAAGGAGGACGCGATACCGAAAAGGACTTCTATGGCAATTTTGGCGGCTATAAATGCCTTCTCTCCAAAAATACATATAAGCGACCTTGTCCTAATTGTGGAGGAGAAATCGTGAAAGAAGCATATATGGGTGGTACAGTGTATTATTGTCCATCTTGCCAGAAATAA